The genomic window ACCGGCTGCGAAATCGCCGTCGTCATCGGTGGTGGCAATATTCTCCGGGGAGCTCAGTTTTCCGGACGCACCAACAGCGTGCAGGAAGCCACGGCTCACTATATGGGCATGCTAGCGACCACCATCAACGCCCTGGCCCTGCAGGACGCCCTGGAAGCCGCCGGATGCCAGACGCGGGTCATGTCGGCGCTCAGCATGGACACCATCTGCGAACGCTTCATCCGCCGCCGGGCCGACCGGCACCTGTCCAAGGGCCGTGTGGTGGTGCTGGCGGCCGGAATCGGCAGCCCCTTTGTGACCACCGACACCGCAGCGGCTCAGCGGGCGTTAGAATTAAACGCCGACGTGGTGCTCAAGGCCACTCGAGTCGACGGCGTGTACAGTGAAGACCCCGAGAAGAACCCGCACGCCGTGATGTATGAATCGCTGGACTACGCGGAAGTCATGGAGAAGAATCTTCGCGTCATGGATGCCACCGCGATCGCCCTTTGTCGCGAACATGGCACCCCGATTTTAGTGTTTAATTTCAATAAGGAAGGGAATATCGTCAAAGCCGTCGCGGGAGAAAGCGTCGGCACCTGGATCGGCCCCAAGCCTGCTCAGTAACTGAACCTCCACTGGTAAACTCTCCACTGGTACCCCTCACCCACTGGTAACAAGGAATACACCTATGTCGATGTCCACCGCGGAAATCCTGA from Roseimaritima ulvae includes these protein-coding regions:
- the pyrH gene encoding UMP kinase codes for the protein MPAASDSGSAQPSNLRYKRVILKLSGESLSAAGDRGISGAEVAQIAAQVKSALDTGCEIAVVIGGGNILRGAQFSGRTNSVQEATAHYMGMLATTINALALQDALEAAGCQTRVMSALSMDTICERFIRRRADRHLSKGRVVVLAAGIGSPFVTTDTAAAQRALELNADVVLKATRVDGVYSEDPEKNPHAVMYESLDYAEVMEKNLRVMDATAIALCREHGTPILVFNFNKEGNIVKAVAGESVGTWIGPKPAQ